One window of Akkermansia biwaensis genomic DNA carries:
- a CDS encoding GreA/GreB family elongation factor, with the protein MHADLEKLLSLGRITPALAEKLDCISPGHYCFHSTWGAGKVISWNLPAKKLVIDFEENPEHEIALEFAPRILEFIGDDHFLAKRYEDPEFLISLAADDPVELVRLTLKGYGNSLTPEKLEAALKGTVIAEDKWKNWWDKVRAMLRTNVQFMMPTRKGERITLRTNMLSRAQAALEDYGKAADLKAKVRVLDSVKMENVVSEPEAVNTLIQAVNADVCNGGSLALQQVLELAILRDDLIAAVKNTEAAETSCSLRSLVENGIEDVERFAEILNSMPAVRQKCVYAVLPEIFGDSWTEKTLELFDASGARAVGEIAKFLIEQGQEKTFIKHLKHSLLRQTLPAESLIWICRQRNDAAKPLFGIPVGIAMLSLIEQDHMDGGPNRMLRLKNLFMEDKNMIQEMIRKQDVAEVRQFAKMLYNTSAFSEQDRGALMARVISVFPDLHSIVLDAMVDTSDKPEPVFVSWESLEARKKELEELVNVKIPENLHNKKISRAEGDLRENGGYQDAKEVEKVLNRRRAELEHALSLARGTDFTVTDTSRAAMGTKVTLQPLGGGNPVVYTILGAWDTNPEKHIVSYLSQVGKELTGKKVGDQVKIVPMDGDKKKVFTITAIEAAF; encoded by the coding sequence ATGCACGCCGACTTGGAGAAATTGTTGTCTCTGGGGAGAATTACCCCCGCTCTCGCTGAAAAACTTGATTGTATCTCACCTGGCCATTACTGCTTCCACTCTACCTGGGGAGCCGGAAAAGTCATTTCCTGGAACCTGCCGGCCAAAAAGCTGGTCATTGATTTTGAAGAAAATCCGGAACATGAAATCGCGCTGGAGTTTGCTCCCCGCATTCTGGAATTCATCGGTGACGACCACTTCCTGGCCAAGCGCTATGAAGACCCGGAATTCCTGATCTCCCTGGCCGCGGACGATCCCGTGGAACTGGTGCGCCTGACGCTGAAGGGCTACGGCAATTCCCTCACCCCGGAAAAACTGGAAGCCGCCCTGAAAGGCACCGTTATTGCGGAAGACAAATGGAAAAACTGGTGGGACAAGGTGCGCGCCATGCTGCGCACCAACGTGCAGTTCATGATGCCGACCCGCAAGGGGGAACGCATCACCCTGCGCACCAACATGCTTTCCCGCGCACAGGCCGCCCTGGAAGACTACGGCAAGGCCGCCGACCTGAAAGCGAAAGTGCGCGTGCTGGATAGCGTCAAGATGGAAAACGTGGTCTCCGAACCGGAGGCGGTAAATACCCTGATCCAGGCCGTAAACGCCGACGTTTGCAACGGCGGCAGCCTGGCCCTCCAGCAGGTGCTGGAACTGGCCATTCTGCGGGACGACCTGATTGCCGCCGTCAAGAACACGGAAGCGGCGGAAACCTCCTGCTCCCTGCGTTCCCTGGTGGAAAACGGCATTGAGGACGTGGAACGCTTCGCGGAAATCCTCAATTCCATGCCCGCCGTGCGCCAAAAGTGCGTGTACGCCGTACTTCCGGAAATCTTCGGCGACTCATGGACGGAAAAAACCCTGGAACTGTTTGACGCCAGCGGCGCCCGCGCCGTGGGGGAAATCGCCAAATTCCTCATTGAACAGGGACAGGAAAAAACCTTCATCAAGCACTTGAAGCATTCCCTGCTTCGCCAGACCCTTCCCGCGGAATCCCTCATCTGGATATGCCGCCAGCGCAATGACGCCGCCAAGCCTCTCTTCGGCATTCCGGTAGGCATCGCCATGCTCTCCCTGATTGAACAGGACCACATGGACGGCGGCCCCAACCGCATGCTGCGCCTGAAAAACCTGTTCATGGAAGACAAAAACATGATTCAGGAAATGATCAGGAAGCAGGACGTGGCGGAAGTGCGCCAGTTCGCCAAAATGCTGTACAACACGTCCGCCTTCTCCGAGCAGGACCGCGGCGCGCTGATGGCCCGCGTGATCAGCGTCTTCCCGGACCTTCATTCCATCGTGCTGGACGCTATGGTGGACACCTCCGACAAGCCGGAACCGGTCTTCGTCTCCTGGGAAAGCCTGGAAGCGCGCAAGAAGGAACTGGAAGAACTGGTGAACGTGAAAATTCCGGAAAACCTGCACAACAAGAAAATTTCCCGTGCGGAAGGCGACCTTCGTGAAAACGGCGGCTACCAGGACGCCAAGGAAGTGGAAAAAGTGCTCAACCGCCGCCGCGCGGAACTGGAGCACGCGCTGTCCCTGGCCCGCGGCACGGACTTCACCGTAACGGACACCTCCAGAGCGGCCATGGGAACGAAAGTGACGCTACAGCCCCTCGGCGGCGGAAACCCCGTGGTGTACACCATTCTGGGAG